In Gouania willdenowi chromosome 15, fGouWil2.1, whole genome shotgun sequence, one DNA window encodes the following:
- the ppm1ba gene encoding protein phosphatase 1B isoform X4, with the protein MGAFLDKPKTEKHNSHGEGNGLRYGLSSMQGWRVEMEDAHTAVLGLPSPGMTNWSFFAVYDGHAGSKVANYCSKHLLEHIITASVESGGSKGSQSGSDSSCSNTPAVDPPAVEAVKGGIRAAFLKIDEHMRSFSDLRNGLDRSGSTAVGILLSPDHFFFINCGDSRAVLFRSSQVCFSTLDHKPCNPRERERIQNAGGSVMIQRVNGSLAVSRALGDFDYKCVDGKGPTEQLVSPEPEVFVMGRAPEQDQFVILACDGIWDVMSNEELCQFVKSRLEVCDDLERVCNEVIDTCLHKGSRDNMSIVLVCLSDDSKVSEEAVRKEAELNKYLESRVEEMLSRAGEDGFPDLVTVMRNLSSDSSMPTLPPGGGLASKRSVIEAAYNRLNPYKEEDGSGADLECHW; encoded by the exons ATGGGTGCCTTCTTGGACAAGCCCAAAACAGAGAAGCACAACTCGCACGGTGAGGGCAACGGCCTCCGATATGGACTGAGCTCCATGCAAGGATGGCGGGTGGAGATGGAAGATGCTCACACAGCTGTTTTGGGACTTCCCTCACCTGGTATGACCAACTGGTCATTCTTTGCCGTGTACGACGGTCACGCCGGTTCCAAAGTCGCTAACTACTGCTCAAAACATCTCCTTGAACACATAATAACTGCTAGCGTAGAAAGCGGAGGATCTAAAGGCTCCCAGTCTGGATCAGACAGCTCCTGCAGCAACACCCCCGCTGTGGACCCTCCTGCAGTGGAGGCTGTGAAAGGTGGGATCAGGGCGGCCTTTTTGAAAATCGATGAGCACATGCGCAGTTTCTCTGACCTACGCAACGGCCTGGACCGCAGTGGTTCCACTGCAGTGGGCATTCTTCTATCGCCTGATCATTTCTTCTTTATTAACTGTGGGGACTCTCGAGCAGTTCTGTTCCGCAGTTCCCAAGTGTGCTTCTCAACACTCGACCACAAGCCTTGCAACCCACGTGAGAGGGAGCGCATCCAGAACGCCGGCGGCTCGGTGATGATTCAGAGAGTTAACGGGTCACTGGCTGTGTCGAGGGCCCTCGGGGACTTCGATTACAAGTGCGTGGATGGCAAAGGCCCCACGGAGCAGCTGGTTAGCCCCGAACCAGAGGTGTTTGTCATGGGACGGGCACCAGAGCAGGATCAGTTTGTGATTCTGGCCTGTGACGGCATCTGGGACGTTATGTCCAATGAGGAGCTGTGCCAGTTTGTCAAATCCAGGCTTGAAGTATGTGATGACCTGGAGAGGGTGTGTAACGAAGTGATTGACACCTGCCTGCACAAA GGGAGTCGGGATAATATGAGCATTGTGTTGGTGTGTTTGTCGGATGATTCCAAAGTGTCGGAGGAAGCAGTGAGGAAAGAGGCTGAACTCAACAAATACCTGGAGTCTCGAGTGGAAG AGATGCTGTCTCGGGCCGGGGAAGACGGTTTTCCAGATTTGGTAACAGTGATGAGGAACCTTTCTTCTgacagcagcatgcctactctGCCACCCGGGGGGGGTCTGGCTAGCAA ACGGAGTGTCATCGAAGCTGCGTACAATCGTCTGAACCCTTACAAAGAGGAAGATGGA
- the ppm1ba gene encoding protein phosphatase 1B isoform X2 — translation MLASFIKASRQAGVERQEWLTLRRAKPVTTSRWHSHLTAVTVDFLRGAMGAFLDKPKTEKHNSHGEGNGLRYGLSSMQGWRVEMEDAHTAVLGLPSPGMTNWSFFAVYDGHAGSKVANYCSKHLLEHIITASVESGGSKGSQSGSDSSCSNTPAVDPPAVEAVKGGIRAAFLKIDEHMRSFSDLRNGLDRSGSTAVGILLSPDHFFFINCGDSRAVLFRSSQVCFSTLDHKPCNPRERERIQNAGGSVMIQRVNGSLAVSRALGDFDYKCVDGKGPTEQLVSPEPEVFVMGRAPEQDQFVILACDGIWDVMSNEELCQFVKSRLEVCDDLERVCNEVIDTCLHKGSRDNMSIVLVCLSDDSKVSEEAVRKEAELNKYLESRVEEMLSRAGEDGFPDLVTVMRNLSSDSSMPTLPPGGGLASKRSVIEAAYNRLNPYKEEDGPSCFI, via the exons GTAACTGTAGATTTCTTACGTGGAGCCATGGGTGCCTTCTTGGACAAGCCCAAAACAGAGAAGCACAACTCGCACGGTGAGGGCAACGGCCTCCGATATGGACTGAGCTCCATGCAAGGATGGCGGGTGGAGATGGAAGATGCTCACACAGCTGTTTTGGGACTTCCCTCACCTGGTATGACCAACTGGTCATTCTTTGCCGTGTACGACGGTCACGCCGGTTCCAAAGTCGCTAACTACTGCTCAAAACATCTCCTTGAACACATAATAACTGCTAGCGTAGAAAGCGGAGGATCTAAAGGCTCCCAGTCTGGATCAGACAGCTCCTGCAGCAACACCCCCGCTGTGGACCCTCCTGCAGTGGAGGCTGTGAAAGGTGGGATCAGGGCGGCCTTTTTGAAAATCGATGAGCACATGCGCAGTTTCTCTGACCTACGCAACGGCCTGGACCGCAGTGGTTCCACTGCAGTGGGCATTCTTCTATCGCCTGATCATTTCTTCTTTATTAACTGTGGGGACTCTCGAGCAGTTCTGTTCCGCAGTTCCCAAGTGTGCTTCTCAACACTCGACCACAAGCCTTGCAACCCACGTGAGAGGGAGCGCATCCAGAACGCCGGCGGCTCGGTGATGATTCAGAGAGTTAACGGGTCACTGGCTGTGTCGAGGGCCCTCGGGGACTTCGATTACAAGTGCGTGGATGGCAAAGGCCCCACGGAGCAGCTGGTTAGCCCCGAACCAGAGGTGTTTGTCATGGGACGGGCACCAGAGCAGGATCAGTTTGTGATTCTGGCCTGTGACGGCATCTGGGACGTTATGTCCAATGAGGAGCTGTGCCAGTTTGTCAAATCCAGGCTTGAAGTATGTGATGACCTGGAGAGGGTGTGTAACGAAGTGATTGACACCTGCCTGCACAAA GGGAGTCGGGATAATATGAGCATTGTGTTGGTGTGTTTGTCGGATGATTCCAAAGTGTCGGAGGAAGCAGTGAGGAAAGAGGCTGAACTCAACAAATACCTGGAGTCTCGAGTGGAAG AGATGCTGTCTCGGGCCGGGGAAGACGGTTTTCCAGATTTGGTAACAGTGATGAGGAACCTTTCTTCTgacagcagcatgcctactctGCCACCCGGGGGGGGTCTGGCTAGCAA ACGGAGTGTCATCGAAGCTGCGTACAATCGTCTGAACCCTTACAAAGAGGAAGATGGA
- the ppm1ba gene encoding protein phosphatase 1B isoform X3 — protein MLASFIKASRQAGVERQEWLTLRRAKPVTTSRWHSHLTAVTVDFLRGAMGAFLDKPKTEKHNSHGEGNGLRYGLSSMQGWRVEMEDAHTAVLGLPSPGMTNWSFFAVYDGHAGSKVANYCSKHLLEHIITASVESGGSKGSQSGSDSSCSNTPAVDPPAVEAVKGGIRAAFLKIDEHMRSFSDLRNGLDRSGSTAVGILLSPDHFFFINCGDSRAVLFRSSQVCFSTLDHKPCNPRERERIQNAGGSVMIQRVNGSLAVSRALGDFDYKCVDGKGPTEQLVSPEPEVFVMGRAPEQDQFVILACDGIWDVMSNEELCQFVKSRLEVCDDLERVCNEVIDTCLHKGSRDNMSIVLVCLSDDSKVSEEAVRKEAELNKYLESRVEVITDSQERNISHDLHFHFSNLLLTHTSTVDSF, from the exons GTAACTGTAGATTTCTTACGTGGAGCCATGGGTGCCTTCTTGGACAAGCCCAAAACAGAGAAGCACAACTCGCACGGTGAGGGCAACGGCCTCCGATATGGACTGAGCTCCATGCAAGGATGGCGGGTGGAGATGGAAGATGCTCACACAGCTGTTTTGGGACTTCCCTCACCTGGTATGACCAACTGGTCATTCTTTGCCGTGTACGACGGTCACGCCGGTTCCAAAGTCGCTAACTACTGCTCAAAACATCTCCTTGAACACATAATAACTGCTAGCGTAGAAAGCGGAGGATCTAAAGGCTCCCAGTCTGGATCAGACAGCTCCTGCAGCAACACCCCCGCTGTGGACCCTCCTGCAGTGGAGGCTGTGAAAGGTGGGATCAGGGCGGCCTTTTTGAAAATCGATGAGCACATGCGCAGTTTCTCTGACCTACGCAACGGCCTGGACCGCAGTGGTTCCACTGCAGTGGGCATTCTTCTATCGCCTGATCATTTCTTCTTTATTAACTGTGGGGACTCTCGAGCAGTTCTGTTCCGCAGTTCCCAAGTGTGCTTCTCAACACTCGACCACAAGCCTTGCAACCCACGTGAGAGGGAGCGCATCCAGAACGCCGGCGGCTCGGTGATGATTCAGAGAGTTAACGGGTCACTGGCTGTGTCGAGGGCCCTCGGGGACTTCGATTACAAGTGCGTGGATGGCAAAGGCCCCACGGAGCAGCTGGTTAGCCCCGAACCAGAGGTGTTTGTCATGGGACGGGCACCAGAGCAGGATCAGTTTGTGATTCTGGCCTGTGACGGCATCTGGGACGTTATGTCCAATGAGGAGCTGTGCCAGTTTGTCAAATCCAGGCTTGAAGTATGTGATGACCTGGAGAGGGTGTGTAACGAAGTGATTGACACCTGCCTGCACAAA GGGAGTCGGGATAATATGAGCATTGTGTTGGTGTGTTTGTCGGATGATTCCAAAGTGTCGGAGGAAGCAGTGAGGAAAGAGGCTGAACTCAACAAATACCTGGAGTCTCGAGTGGAAG TAATCACAGACTCACAGGAAAGGAACATCTCACATGACCTCCATTTCCACTTCAGTAACCTTCTCCTCACTCACACATCTACTGTGGATTCATTCTAG